The Deltaproteobacteria bacterium genome includes a window with the following:
- a CDS encoding FHA domain-containing protein → MKITCSNCQTPCQVADRKIPARGTKLSCPNCGQDILIPPRRGGGSSSVNLMDPPGVDYSQTMSYDFQEVDQSRSEVTDLLREASREKPHLQEGKKYFLTTLPGGDVYLVDKPAVSLGRSEADIVINDSEVSRKHCQVRIFDEYLFLIDMESTNGTFVGGKKVLTARLNFGDTFTIGNTTLAVNREE, encoded by the coding sequence ATGAAAATAACCTGCAGCAACTGCCAGACTCCCTGTCAGGTGGCCGATAGAAAGATCCCGGCCAGGGGAACGAAGTTGAGCTGCCCCAACTGCGGTCAGGATATTCTGATACCACCCAGGAGAGGAGGCGGCAGTTCTTCCGTAAACCTTATGGACCCCCCCGGGGTGGATTACAGCCAGACCATGTCTTACGATTTTCAGGAGGTTGATCAGAGCAGGAGCGAGGTGACGGATCTTTTGCGTGAAGCTTCCCGGGAAAAACCCCATCTCCAGGAGGGGAAAAAATATTTTCTGACGACCTTGCCCGGCGGTGACGTCTATCTCGTTGACAAACCTGCGGTCTCGTTGGGGAGGAGCGAGGCTGATATTGTAATCAACGATTCTGAGGTTTCCCGGAAACACTGTCAGGTCAGGATCTTCGATGAATATCTGTTTCTCATTGACATGGAGAGCACAAACGGAACTTTCGTGGGTGGAAAGAAGGTCCTCACAGCCCGGCTGAATTTTGGTGATACGTTTACCATCGGGAACACAACGCTCGCAGTAAACAGGGAGGAATAA
- a CDS encoding HD domain-containing protein yields the protein MPGVNARAKGLFSTEGVPFLFSLRFKVALSFSLLLLLLSGVIAVSLVRYEWIFLSMESQKRAKSLAENLAVNATDPLLASDDLRLGPATESTLLDEDVRYAYLVNHQGKIVYHSTQGKTGNIIDFDQIPPAAPGIIQFVAPIVAEDVTVGKAVVGLSAEHIYSAMKETLKGLLLPLFAVTALGIVAIFFLAGVQVKKIEMLAKAVRAVGFGNFLVHVDVQGRDEVGRLTRHFNEMVRQIQETRSEKERNFRETIRSLAAAVEAKDAYTRGHCERVGRISHAIAERMKMGGDDQKNLEMAAILHDIGKIGIDGNILGKTGPLKDSELFNMKRHPEIGARILGPMSSLERAGFYVKYHHEHFDGTGYPDGLKGDDIPLPSRIINLVDAFDAMTSDRAYRSALGHKEAVSRVKSDSGAQFDPAVVEVFLSLEREGVIGEICSEVKEITT from the coding sequence GTGCCAGGCGTGAATGCCCGGGCAAAAGGCCTCTTTTCGACGGAAGGTGTGCCCTTTCTGTTTTCCCTGCGTTTTAAAGTAGCTCTCTCTTTCTCACTTCTTCTGCTCCTCCTTTCCGGGGTTATCGCCGTTTCCCTTGTGCGTTACGAGTGGATCTTTCTTTCCATGGAGAGCCAGAAGAGGGCCAAATCGCTTGCGGAAAACCTGGCGGTAAACGCTACAGACCCTCTCCTCGCATCGGATGACCTTCGTCTTGGCCCGGCGACCGAGTCCACGCTTCTCGACGAGGACGTTCGTTACGCCTATCTTGTGAACCATCAGGGAAAGATTGTTTACCATTCGACCCAGGGAAAAACGGGCAATATTATTGACTTTGACCAAATTCCCCCAGCCGCCCCCGGTATTATTCAGTTTGTCGCGCCAATAGTGGCCGAGGATGTCACAGTAGGCAAGGCGGTAGTTGGATTGAGCGCAGAACATATTTACAGCGCAATGAAGGAGACCCTCAAGGGTCTTCTGCTTCCCCTGTTCGCGGTCACCGCCCTGGGAATTGTGGCGATTTTTTTTCTGGCCGGGGTTCAGGTCAAAAAGATTGAGATGTTGGCCAAGGCGGTACGTGCTGTCGGATTTGGGAATTTCCTCGTGCACGTCGATGTGCAGGGAAGAGACGAAGTGGGAAGACTTACCAGGCATTTCAACGAGATGGTCAGACAGATTCAGGAGACTCGAAGCGAAAAAGAGAGGAATTTTCGGGAGACGATCAGATCCCTGGCAGCCGCTGTTGAAGCCAAGGACGCTTATACGAGGGGGCACTGCGAGAGGGTGGGCAGGATCTCCCACGCCATTGCTGAACGGATGAAAATGGGCGGCGATGACCAGAAGAACCTCGAGATGGCGGCCATCCTGCACGATATCGGGAAGATAGGAATAGATGGGAATATCCTGGGCAAGACCGGGCCCCTGAAGGATAGCGAACTGTTTAACATGAAACGCCATCCCGAAATCGGTGCGCGCATATTAGGTCCCATGTCTTCTCTTGAACGGGCGGGATTCTATGTCAAATACCACCATGAACATTTCGACGGGACCGGATACCCGGATGGTTTGAAAGGCGATGATATTCCCCTGCCATCCCGGATCATCAATCTGGTCGATGCGTTTGATGCCATGACTTCGGACCGAGCCTACCGATCGGCACTGGGCCATAAGGAAGCCGTAAGCAGGGTGAAATCGGACTCCGGCGCGCAGTTTGACCCGGCGGTCGTGGAAGTGTTCCTTAGTCTGGAGCGGGAAGGTGTGATCGGGGAAATATGTTCCGAGGTCAAGGAAATAACAACCTAG